A genomic region of Kribbella sp. NBC_00382 contains the following coding sequences:
- a CDS encoding GNAT family N-acetyltransferase codes for MTLDRPLSTEIEMRVATLNDAAAFAEAQVRNREHLRPWEPVRSDRWFTTAGQADRLEQQLVRFERREVVPWFLFQGDRVVGAMTLTDIVPGPFRSASLGYWIDADLLGKGLATTAVRTVAEVADKELLLHRIEASTLTHNLPSQKVLTKAGFSQIGSAPDYLHIDGAWRDCHLFQRILNTRLPGEA; via the coding sequence GTGACCTTGGACAGACCCCTCAGCACCGAGATCGAGATGCGGGTGGCGACGCTCAACGACGCCGCCGCCTTCGCCGAAGCGCAGGTCCGCAATCGCGAACACCTGCGGCCGTGGGAACCGGTCCGTTCGGACCGCTGGTTCACCACGGCCGGGCAGGCGGATCGGCTCGAGCAGCAACTGGTTCGCTTCGAGCGGCGTGAGGTCGTGCCGTGGTTCCTGTTCCAGGGCGACCGCGTGGTTGGCGCGATGACGCTGACCGACATCGTCCCCGGGCCCTTCCGCAGCGCGAGCCTCGGCTACTGGATCGACGCCGACCTGCTGGGCAAGGGCCTGGCGACTACGGCAGTACGGACTGTGGCCGAGGTTGCCGACAAGGAGCTGCTGCTGCACCGGATCGAGGCCAGCACCCTCACTCACAACCTGCCCTCGCAGAAGGTGCTGACGAAGGCCGGCTTCAGCCAGATCGGCAGCGCCCCCGACTACCTCCACATCGACGGCGCCTGGCGCGATTGCCACCTGTTCCAGCGCATCCTCAACACCCGCCTCCCCGGCGAAGCCTGA
- a CDS encoding ROK family transcriptional regulator, protein MVTPETDSAVLDEPTRSGANQYDLGSFNEAVIIETIRLAGIISRTEISRRTGLTQQSVSRILRVLLQQGLLVEEAQERAERLGKPRTPVRLRSNAAHAVGIHIDPELLTVAVVDLDGTIVRRETVDLPADLDAVRLVDLTAATVTAALSISQVDANSMLGVGVAVPGPINADGTLLDLPLQPAWRGLEIRHLLQGKLNHPVLVEKDGTAAAIGERWIGRSARARDFAYLYLGTGVGSGLILNGSIYRGLTANAGEFGQLCALKMGEWDEQTGPKMMAECNPTAGLPVIAAGFGYVETDAGATDEAKRYKAVCKAAANGDEAAQKAVTQVASVIAQGAVGLVDLLDIDLIVLGGPAFEKEIAEVFLSEISRAVNSHPIAKGTRTVVVEESMLQADAAAVGAASTIFHDAFTPRVGGSSQARRLPK, encoded by the coding sequence ATGGTCACGCCAGAGACTGACTCGGCGGTGCTCGACGAACCGACGCGTTCCGGCGCGAACCAGTACGACCTGGGCTCCTTCAACGAGGCCGTGATCATCGAGACGATCCGGCTGGCCGGCATCATCAGCCGGACCGAGATCTCCCGCCGGACCGGGCTGACCCAGCAGTCGGTGTCGCGGATCCTGCGCGTACTGCTGCAACAGGGACTGCTCGTCGAGGAGGCGCAGGAACGCGCCGAACGCCTCGGCAAACCCCGTACTCCGGTGCGGCTGCGCTCGAACGCGGCCCATGCCGTCGGCATCCACATCGACCCCGAGTTGCTCACTGTCGCGGTGGTCGATCTCGACGGCACGATCGTGCGGCGCGAGACCGTCGACCTGCCGGCCGATCTGGACGCCGTACGGCTCGTCGATCTCACCGCGGCGACCGTGACCGCAGCTTTGAGCATCAGCCAGGTGGACGCGAACTCCATGCTCGGCGTGGGCGTCGCGGTCCCCGGCCCGATCAATGCCGATGGCACCTTGCTCGACCTGCCGTTGCAGCCGGCCTGGCGCGGGCTAGAGATCCGGCATCTCCTCCAGGGCAAGCTGAACCACCCCGTGCTGGTCGAGAAGGATGGCACCGCGGCGGCGATCGGCGAGCGCTGGATCGGGCGGTCGGCGCGGGCCCGCGACTTCGCGTATCTGTACCTCGGTACCGGCGTCGGCAGCGGCCTGATCCTGAACGGCTCGATCTATCGCGGGCTGACCGCGAACGCCGGGGAGTTCGGTCAGCTGTGCGCGCTGAAGATGGGGGAGTGGGACGAGCAGACCGGCCCGAAGATGATGGCCGAATGCAATCCGACCGCCGGGCTGCCGGTGATCGCGGCCGGCTTCGGATATGTCGAGACCGACGCCGGCGCGACCGATGAGGCGAAACGCTACAAAGCGGTCTGCAAAGCCGCCGCGAACGGCGACGAAGCAGCCCAGAAGGCCGTGACGCAGGTCGCATCGGTGATTGCGCAGGGTGCCGTCGGCCTGGTCGACCTGCTCGATATCGATTTGATCGTGCTCGGCGGTCCGGCGTTCGAAAAGGAAATCGCCGAGGTGTTCCTTTCCGAAATCAGCCGGGCGGTGAATTCGCACCCGATCGCGAAAGGTACCCGGACGGTCGTGGTCGAGGAGTCGATGCTGCAGGCCGACGCGGCCGCGGTCGGCGCCGCCTCGACCATCTTCCACGACGCCTTCACCCCGCGGGTCGGAGGTTCCAGCCAGGCTCGTAGGCTGCCGAAGTGA
- a CDS encoding sugar phosphate isomerase/epimerase family protein — protein MKILAEQGWQGIEWRITDPVESFRPTFWAGNRATWPMTGLESRLGEIRSVTAGLAMPALGAYVTPKERDDAERMLAAAAALDAGQVRFLGVNTEKGQSYREAFAACRGDWEWLEERAREHGVRALLELHHESLTPSASAARRLVEGLDPRYVGVLYDIGNTVIEGWEEPAHALDLLGEYLAHIHVKNVAFHLSAVEIDGTLRWEPKWVPLREGRAHLPEFFKALAATGYDGWVTVEDFSGALPVAERTAANLEYLTGLARAAGYDLG, from the coding sequence GTGAAGATCCTGGCCGAGCAGGGCTGGCAGGGGATCGAGTGGCGGATCACCGACCCGGTGGAGTCTTTCCGGCCGACGTTCTGGGCGGGGAACCGCGCGACCTGGCCGATGACCGGACTTGAGTCCCGGCTTGGTGAGATCCGGTCGGTGACTGCCGGGCTGGCGATGCCGGCGCTTGGTGCTTACGTGACGCCAAAGGAACGCGATGACGCCGAGCGGATGCTGGCCGCGGCCGCTGCGCTCGACGCCGGGCAGGTTCGCTTCCTGGGGGTGAACACCGAGAAGGGGCAGTCCTATCGGGAGGCGTTCGCGGCGTGCCGGGGTGATTGGGAATGGCTCGAGGAGCGCGCGCGGGAGCACGGCGTACGGGCGTTGCTCGAATTGCATCACGAGAGCCTGACGCCGAGCGCGTCGGCGGCCCGGCGGTTGGTGGAGGGGCTCGATCCGCGGTACGTCGGGGTGCTGTATGACATCGGCAACACGGTGATCGAGGGCTGGGAGGAGCCGGCCCACGCGCTCGACCTGCTCGGTGAGTACCTTGCGCACATCCACGTCAAAAACGTGGCATTTCATCTCAGCGCGGTGGAAATCGACGGCACCCTGCGGTGGGAACCGAAATGGGTCCCGTTGCGCGAAGGCCGGGCCCACCTGCCGGAATTCTTCAAAGCACTCGCGGCGACCGGCTATGACGGCTGGGTGACGGTGGAGGATTTCTCCGGCGCGTTGCCGGTGGCGGAAAGAACGGCGGCGAACCTCGAATACCTGACCGGCCTGGCGAGGGCTGCGGGGTACGATCTCGGCTAG
- a CDS encoding sigma-70 family RNA polymerase sigma factor, whose amino-acid sequence MNDNEWLARRFEEQRGQLRGVAYRMLGSGAEADDAVQEAWLRLNRTGADGIDNLGGWLTTVVSRICLDQLQARRVRREQPLEEVPALGVVDPEREALLADSVGVALLVVLETLTPAERLTFVLHDLFAVPFEEIAPIVDRTPVAARQLASRARRRVQGQGQGRASVSEVDQVAQREVIEAFLAAARNGDFEALVAVLDPDVVVRSDLGGVTRAIRGAASAANGALAAAAASAPSAHLALVNGAVGFVVAPSGRLERAICFTIDGRTIREIDIVTDPARLDQLDLAVLTV is encoded by the coding sequence ATGAACGACAACGAGTGGCTGGCCCGGCGGTTCGAGGAGCAGCGGGGGCAGTTGCGGGGCGTGGCCTACCGGATGCTCGGATCGGGCGCCGAGGCGGATGACGCCGTGCAGGAGGCGTGGCTTCGGCTCAACCGCACAGGGGCCGATGGCATTGACAACCTTGGCGGGTGGTTGACGACCGTCGTGTCGCGGATCTGTCTGGATCAGCTGCAGGCTCGGCGGGTCCGGCGTGAGCAGCCGCTCGAGGAGGTGCCGGCGCTTGGGGTGGTTGATCCGGAGCGGGAGGCGTTGCTGGCTGATTCGGTGGGAGTTGCGTTGCTCGTGGTGCTGGAGACGTTGACTCCGGCGGAGCGGCTGACGTTTGTGCTGCACGACTTGTTCGCGGTGCCGTTCGAGGAGATCGCGCCGATTGTGGACCGTACGCCGGTAGCAGCGCGGCAACTCGCGAGTCGGGCTCGGCGGCGGGTGCAGGGCCAAGGCCAGGGCCGCGCGTCCGTGTCGGAGGTTGATCAGGTCGCTCAGCGCGAAGTCATCGAGGCGTTCCTGGCGGCCGCCCGCAACGGGGACTTCGAGGCGTTGGTCGCGGTCCTCGACCCGGACGTGGTCGTCCGCAGCGACCTCGGTGGAGTCACCCGCGCGATCCGCGGTGCGGCGAGTGCCGCGAACGGGGCGCTCGCCGCTGCGGCAGCCAGTGCACCGTCGGCTCACCTGGCGTTGGTGAACGGCGCTGTCGGCTTCGTGGTCGCGCCAAGCGGCCGGCTGGAGCGTGCCATCTGCTTCACGATCGACGGGCGGACGATCCGCGAGATCGACATCGTGACCGACCCCGCCCGCTTGGACCAGCTGGACCTGGCCGTGCTGACCGTCTGA
- a CDS encoding Gfo/Idh/MocA family protein, with protein MSDSTNNQQVAIVGCGIIGRTHADTIAARPDASVTALVDGDTAAAEALAARLKEAGQPEPKVYGDLGAALSGSDISLVAICTPSGTHAALAEQALNEKKHVVIEKPLDVDLPRARRLGAAATRAANHGVVSSVISQHRFDPGSAQVSEAIKAGRFGQLTSAVATVAWWRSDEYYASAGWRGTWAQDGGGALMNQGVHTVDLLLWFMGRPVNIQAQALRAAHHEIEVEDTVVATLTFENGSVATLHATTAAFPGGRTRVSVHGTEGGAELEDDQLRRLNVDGSPDDQPLDADRPAGHVAQYEDILTAIGNGEQPGITVHDAIDALATVRAVYIASTLQRPVKFVDVLEGRYDDVDVSRGIRLPPA; from the coding sequence ATGTCTGACTCGACGAACAACCAGCAGGTCGCCATCGTGGGCTGCGGCATCATCGGCCGTACCCACGCCGACACCATCGCGGCTCGACCGGATGCCTCGGTCACCGCATTGGTCGACGGAGACACGGCCGCCGCCGAAGCACTGGCTGCTCGGCTGAAGGAAGCCGGGCAGCCGGAGCCGAAGGTGTACGGCGATCTCGGTGCGGCCTTGTCGGGTTCGGACATCTCGCTCGTCGCGATCTGCACGCCGAGCGGCACCCACGCCGCGCTCGCCGAGCAGGCGCTCAACGAGAAGAAGCACGTCGTCATCGAGAAGCCGCTCGACGTCGACCTCCCCCGGGCCCGCCGCCTCGGCGCGGCGGCCACCCGGGCCGCCAACCACGGCGTCGTCTCGTCGGTGATCAGCCAGCACCGGTTCGACCCGGGCAGCGCCCAGGTCTCCGAGGCGATCAAGGCCGGCCGCTTCGGCCAGCTCACCTCAGCCGTCGCGACGGTCGCCTGGTGGCGGAGCGACGAGTACTACGCCTCCGCCGGCTGGCGCGGTACCTGGGCCCAGGACGGCGGCGGCGCCCTCATGAACCAAGGCGTCCACACCGTCGACCTCCTCCTATGGTTCATGGGCCGGCCCGTCAACATCCAGGCTCAAGCCCTCCGTGCGGCCCACCACGAAATCGAGGTCGAGGACACCGTCGTCGCGACCTTGACCTTCGAGAACGGCTCGGTCGCCACCCTCCATGCCACCACCGCCGCCTTCCCCGGCGGCCGCACCCGCGTCTCCGTCCACGGCACCGAGGGCGGCGCCGAGCTCGAGGACGACCAGCTCCGGCGCCTCAATGTGGACGGTTCGCCAGACGATCAACCGCTCGACGCCGACCGCCCAGCCGGGCACGTGGCCCAGTACGAAGACATCCTCACCGCCATCGGCAACGGCGAGCAGCCCGGTATCACCGTCCACGACGCGATCGACGCGCTGGCCACGGTCCGCGCGGTCTACATCGCCTCCACCCTGCAACGCCCGGTCAAGTTCGTCGACGTCCTCGAAGGGCGCTACGACGACGTCGACGTCAGCCGCGGAATCCGGCTGCCGCCGGCCTGA